The following proteins are co-located in the Gorilla gorilla gorilla isolate KB3781 chromosome 7, NHGRI_mGorGor1-v2.1_pri, whole genome shotgun sequence genome:
- the BRF2 gene encoding transcription factor IIIB 50 kDa subunit — MPGRGRCPDCGSTELVEDSHYSQSQLVCSDCGCVVTEGVLTTTFSDEGNLREVTYSRSTGENEQVSRSQQRGLRRVRDLCRVLQLPPTFEDTAVAYYQQAYRHSGIRAARLQKKEVLVGCCVLITCRQHNWPLTMGAICTLLYADLDVFSSTYMQIVKLLGLDVPSLCLAELVKTYCSSFKLFQASPSVPAKYVEDKEKMLSRTMQLVELANETWLVTGRHPLPIITAATFLAWQSLQPADRLSCSLARFCKLANVDLPYPASSRLQELLAVLLRMAEQLAWLRVLRLDKRSVVKHIGDLLQHRQSLVRSAFRDGTAEVETREKEPPGWGQGQGEGEVGNNSLGLPQGKRPASPALLLPPCMLKSPKRICPVPPVSTVTGDENISDSEIEQYLRTPQEVRDFQRAQAARQAATSVPNPP, encoded by the exons ATGCCAGGCAGAGGCCGCTGCCCCGACTGCGGCTCCACGGAGCTGGTGGAAGACTCGCACTATTCGCAGAGCCAGCTGGTGTGCTCCGACTGCGGCTGCGTGGTCACCGAGGGGGTCCTTACCACTACCTTCAGCGACGAGGGCAATCTCCGAG AGGTAACATATTCCCGAAGCACAGGGGAAAATGAACAAGTTAGTCGCAGCCAGCAACGAG GTCTCCGGCGAGTGAGAGACCTTTGTCGAGTTCTGCAGTTGCCACCAACATTTGAGGATACCGCGGTTGCCTACTACCAACAGGCATATCGGCACTCTGGCATCCGAGCGGCCAGGCTGCAAAAGAAGGAGGTGTTGGTTGGGTGCTGCGTCTTAATCACCTGCCGACAGCATAACTGGCCCCTAACAATGGGGGCCATCTGCACGCTGTTGTATGCAGATTTGGATGTGTTTTCTAGCACTTACATGCAGATAGTGAAGCTCCTGGGACTGGATGTGCCATCTCTGTGCTTGGCAGAACTGGTGAAGACCTATTGCAGCAG CTTCAAACTGTTCCAAGCTTCACCTTCTGTGCCAGCCAAATACGTGGAAGACAAAGAGAAGATGCTGTCTCGAACAATGCAGTTGGTGGAGCTGGCAAATGAGACATGGCTGGTGACTGGGAGGCATCCCTTGCCCATCATCACTGCTGCGACTTTCCTGGCTTGGCAGTCGCTGCAGCCTGCAGATCGGCTTTCATGTTCCCTTGCCCGATTTTGTAAATTGGCAAATGTGGACCTGCCCTACCCCGCGTCCTCCCGCCTGCAGGAGCTGCTGGCTGTGCTGCTGCGGATGGCTGAGCAGCTGGCCTGGTTACGAGTTCTGAGACTTGACAAACGGTCTGTGGTGAAGCACATCGGTGACCTTCTCCAGCACCGCCAGTCACTGGTCCGCTCGGCCTTTCGGGATGGGACAGCAGAAGTGGAGACCCGAGAGAAGGAGCCACCggggtggggacaggggcagGGAGAAGGGGAGGTGGGAAATAATTCCTTAGGTTTGCCCCAGGGGAAGCGGCCGGCCAGTCCTGCCCTTCTCTTGCCACCCTGCATGTTGAAGTCCCCGAAGCGGATCTGCCCTGTACCCCCTGTCTCCACTGTCACTGGAGATGAGAACATTTCTGATAGTGAAATAGAACAGTATTTGCGTACCCCTCAGGAAGTTAGGGACTTTCAGAGAGCCCAGGCTGCTAGACAGGCTGCCACGAGTGTCCCTAACCCTCCCTGA
- the ADGRA2 gene encoding adhesion G protein-coupled receptor A2 isoform X1, whose translation MGAGGRRMRGAPARLLVPLLPLLPWLLLLLAPEARGAPGCPLPIRSCKCSGERPKGLSGGVPGPARRRVVCSGGDLPEPPEPGLLPNGTVTLLLSNNKITGLRNGSFLGLSLLEKLDLRNNIISTVQPGAFLGLGELKRLDLSNNRIGCLTSETFQGLPRLLRLNISGNIFSSLQPGVFDELPALKVVDLGTEFLTCDCHLRWLLPWAQNRSLQLSERTLCAYPSALHAQALGSLQEAQLCCEGALELHTHHLIPSLRQVVFQGDRLPFQCSASYLGNDTRIRWYHNRAPVEGDEQAGILLAESLIHDCTFITSELTLSHIGVWASGEWECTVSMAQGNASKKVEIVVLETSASYCPAERVANNRGDFRWPRTLAGITAYQSCLQYPFTSVPLGGGAPGTRASRRCDRAGRWEPGDYSHCLYTNDITRVLYTFVLMPINASNALTLAHQLRVYTAEAASFSDMMDVVYVAQMIQKFLGYVDQIKELIEVMVDMASNLMLVDEHLLWLAQREDKACSRIVGALERIGGAALSPHAQHISVNARNVALEAYLIKPHSYVGLTCTAFQRREGGVPGTRPGSPGQNPLPEPEPPADQKLRFRCTTGRPNVSLSSFHIKNSVALASIQLPPSLFSSLPAALAPPVPPDCTLQLLVFRNGRLFRSHSNTSRPGAAGPGKRRGVATPVIFAGTSGCGVGNLTEPVAVSLRHWAEGAEPVAAWWSQEGPGEAGGWTSEGCQLRSSQPNVSALHCQHLGNVAVLMELSTFPREVGGAGAGLHPVVYPCTALLLLCLFATIITYILNHSSIRVSRKGWHMLLNLCFHMAMTSAVFAGGITLTNYQMVCKAVGITLHYSSLSTLLWMGVKARVLHKELTWRAPPPQEGDPALPTPSPMLRFYLIAGGIPLIICGITAAVNIHNYRDHSPYCWLVWRPSLGAFYIPVALILLITWIYFLCAGLRLRGPLAQNPKAGNSRASLEAGEELRGSTRLRGSGPLLSDSGSLLATGSARVGTPGPPEDGDSLYSPGVQLGALVTTHFLYLAMWACGALAVSQRWLPRVVCSCLYGVAASALGLFVFTHHCARRRDVRASWRACCPPASPSAPHAPPRALPAAAEDGSPVFGEGPPSLKSSPSGSSGHPLALGPCKLTNLQLAQSQVCEAGAAAGGEGEPEPAGIRGNLAHRHPNNVHHGRRAHKSRAKGHRAGEACGKNRLKALRAGAAGAPELLSSESGSLHNSPTDSYLGSSRNSPGAGLQLEGEPMLTPSEGSDTSAAPLSEVGRAGQRRSASRDSLKGGGALEKESHRRSYPLNAASLNGAPKGGKYDDVTVMGAEVASGGCMKTGLWKSETTV comes from the exons GGACCTGAGGAACAACATCATCAGCACAGTGCAGCCGGGCGCCTTCCTGGGCCTGGGGGAGCTGAAGCGCTT AGATCTCTCCAACAACCGGATTGGCTGTCTCACCTCCGAGACCTTCCAGGGCCTCCCGAGGCTTCTCCGACT AAACATATCTGGAAACATCTTCTCCAGTCTGCAACCTGGGGTCTTTGATGAGCTGCCAGCCCTTAAGGTTGT GGACTTGGGCACCGAGTTCCTGACCTGTGACTGCCACCTGCGCTGGCTGCTGCCCTGGGCCCAGAATCGCTCCCTGCAGCTGTCGGAACGCACGCTCTGTGCTTACCCCAGTGCCCTGCATGCGCAGGCCCTGGGCAGCCTCCAGGAGGCCCAGCTCTGCTGCG AGGGGGCCCTGGAGCTGCACACACACCACCTCATCCCGTCCCTACGCCAAGTGGTGTTCCAGGGGGATCGGCTGCCCTTCCAGTGCTCTGCCAGCTACCTGGGCAACGACACCCGCATCCGTTGGTACCACAACCGAGCCCCTGTGGAGGGTGATGAGCAGGCGGGCATCCTCCTGGCCGAGAGCCTCATCCACGACTGCACCTTCATCACCAG TGAGCTGACGCTGTCTCACATCGGCGTGTGGGCCTCAGGCGAGTGGGAGTGCACAGTGTCCATGGCCCAAGGCAACGCCAGCAAGAAGGTGGAGATCGTGGTGCTGGAGACCTCTGCCTCCTACTGCCCCGCCGAGCGTGTTGCCAACAACCGCGGGGACTTCAG GTGGCCCCGAACTCTGGCTGGCATCACAGCCTACCAGTCCTGCCTGCAGTATCCCTTCACCTCAGTGCCCCTGGGCGGGGGTGCCCCGGGCACCCGAGCCTCCCGCCGGTGTGACCGTGCCGGCCGCTGGGAGCCAGGGGACTACTCCCACTGTCTCTACACCAACGACATCACCAGGGTGCTGTACACCTTCGTGCTG atgcccatcaatgccTCCAATGCGCTGACCCTGGCTCACCAGCTGCGTGTGTACACAGCCGAGGCCGCTAGCTTTTCAGACATGATGGATGTAGTCTATGTGGCTCAGATGATCCAGAAATTTTTGGGTTATGTCGACCAGATCAAAGAG CTGATAGAGGTGATGGTGGACATGGCCAGCAACCTGATGCTGGTGGATGAGCACCTGCTGTGGCTGGCCCAGCGCGAGGACAAGGCCTGCAGCCGCATCGTGGGTGCCCTGGAGCGCATCGGCGGGGCCGCCCtcagcccccatgcccagcacaTCTCGGTG AATGCGAGGAACGTGGCATTGGAGGCCTACCTCATCAAGCCGCACAGCTACGTGGGCCTGACCTGCACAGCCTtccagaggagggagggaggggtgccAGGCACACGGCCAGGAAGCCCTGGCCAGAACCCCCTACCTGAGCCCGAGCCTCCAGCTGACCAGAAGCTCCGCTTCCGCTGCACCACCGGGAGGCCCAATGTTTCTCTGTCGTCGTTCCACATCAAG AACAGCGTGGCCCTGGCCTCCATCCAGCTGCCCCCGAGTCTGTTCTCATCCCTTCCGGCTGCCCTGGCTCCCCCGGTGCCCCCAGACTGCACCCTGCAACTGCTGGTCTTCCGAAATGGCCGCCTCTTCCGCAGCCACAGCAACACCTCCCGCCCTGGAGCTGCTGGGCCTGGCAAGAGGCGTGGCGTGGCCACCCCCGTCATCTTCGCAGGAACCA GTGGCTGTGGCGTGGGAAACCTGACAGAGCCAGTGGCCGTTTCGCTGCGGCACTGGGCTGAGGGAGCCGAACCTGTGGCTGCTTGGTGGAGCCAGgaggggcccggggaggccgGGGGCTGGACCTCGGAGGGCTGCCAGCTCCGCTCCAGCCAGCCCAATGTCAGCGCCCTGCACTGCCAGCACTTGGGCAATGTGGCCGTGCTCATG GAGCTGAGCACCTTtcccagggaggtggggggcgccggGGCAGGGCTGCACCCCGTGGTATACCCCTGCACGGCCTTGCTGCTGCTGTGCCTCTTCGCCACCATCATCACCTACATCCTCAACCACAG CTCCATCCGTGTGTCCCGGAAAGGCTGGCACATGCTGCTGAACTTGTGCTTCCAcatggccatgacctctgctgtCTTTGCGGGGGGCATCACACTCACCAACTACCAGATGGTCTGCAAGGCA GTGGGCATCACCCTGCACTACTCCTCCCTATCCACGCTGCTCTGGATGGGCGTGAAGGCGCGAGTGCTCCACAAGGAGCTCACCTGGAGGGCACCCCCTCCGCAAGAAGGGGACCCCGCTCTGCCTACTCCCAGTCCTATGCTCCG GTTCTATTTGATCGCTGGAGGGATTCCACTCATTATCTGTGGCATCACAGCTGCAGTCAACATCCACAACTACCGGGACCACAGCCCCTA CTGCTGGCTGGTGTGGCGTCCAAGCCTTGGCGCCTTCTACATCCCTGTGGCTTTGATTCTGCTCATCACCTGGATCTATTTCCTGTGCGCCGGGCTACGCTTACGGGGTCCTCTGGCACAGAACCCCAAGGCGGGCAACAGCAGGGCCTCCCTGGAGGCAGGGGAGGAGCTGAGGGGTTCCACCAGGCTCAGGGGCAGCGGCCCCCTCCTGAGTGACTCAGGTTCCCTTCTTGCTACTGGGAGCGCACGAGTGGGGACGCCCGGGCCCCCGGAGGATGGTGACAGCCTCTATTCTCCGGGAGTCCAGCTAGGGGCGCTGGTGACCACGCACTTCCTGTACTTGGCCATGTGGGCCTGCGGGGCTCTGGCAGTGTCCCAGCGCTGGCTGCCCCGGGTGGTGTGCAGCTGCTTGTACGGGGTGGCAGCCTCCGCCCTGGGCCTCTTCGTCTTCACTCACCACTGTGCCAGGCGGAGGGACGTGAGAGCCTCGTGGCGCGCCTGCTGCCCCCCTGCCTCTCCCTCGGCCCCCCACGCCCCGCCCCGGGCCCTGCCCGCCGCCGCAGAGGACGGTTCCCCGGTGTTCGGGGAGGGGCCCCCCTCCCTCAAGTCCTCCCCAAGCGGCAGCAGCGGCCACCCGCTGGCTCTGGGCCCCTGCAAGCTCACCAACCTGCAGCTGGCCCAGAGTCAGGTGTGCGAGGCGGGGGCGGCGGCCGGCGGGGAAGGAGAGCCGGAGCCCGCGGGCATCCGGGGAAACCTCGCCCACCGCCACCCCAACAATGTGCACCACGGGCGTCGGGCGCACAAGAGCCGGGCCAAGGGACACCGCGCGGGGGAGGCCTGCGGCAAGAACCGGCTCAAGGCCCTGCGCGCGGGCGCGGCGGGGGCGCCGGAGCTGCTGTCCAGCGAGAGCGGCAGTCTGCACAACAGCCCCACCGACAGCTACCTGGGCAGCAGCCGCAACAGCCCGGGCGCCGGCCTGCAGCTGGAAGGCGAGCCCATGCTCACGCCGTCCGAGGGCAGCGACACCAGCGCCGCGCCGCTTTCTGAGGTGGGCCGGGCAGGCCAGCGCCGCAGCGCCAGCCGCGACAGTCTCAAGGGCGGCGGCGCGCTGGAGAAGGAGAGCCATCGCCGCTCGTACCCGCTCAACGCCGCCAGCCTAAACGGCGCCCCCAAGGGGGGCAAGTACGACGACGTCACCGTGATGGGCGCGGAGGTAGCCAGCGGCGGCTGCATGAAGACCGGACTCTGGAAGAGCGAAACCACCGTCTAA
- the ADGRA2 gene encoding adhesion G protein-coupled receptor A2 isoform X2 has protein sequence MGAGGRRMRGAPARLLVPLLPLLPWLLLLLAPEARGAPGCPLPIRSCKCSGERPKGLSGGVPGPARRRVVCSGGDLPEPPEPGLLPNGTVTLLLSNNKITGLRNGSFLGLSLLEKLDLRNNIISTVQPGAFLGLGELKRLDLSNNRIGCLTSETFQGLPRLLRLNISGNIFSSLQPGVFDELPALKVVDLGTEFLTCDCHLRWLLPWAQNRSLQLSERTLCAYPSALHAQALGSLQEAQLCCEGALELHTHHLIPSLRQVVFQGDRLPFQCSASYLGNDTRIRWYHNRAPVEGDEQAGILLAESLIHDCTFITSELTLSHIGVWASGEWECTVSMAQGNASKKVEIVVLETSASYCPAERVANNRGDFRWPRTLAGITAYQSCLQYPFTSVPLGGGAPGTRASRRCDRAGRWEPGDYSHCLYTNDITRVLYTFVLMPINASNALTLAHQLRVYTAEAASFSDMMDVVYVAQMIQKFLGYVDQIKELIEVMVDMASNLMLVDEHLLWLAQREDKACSRIVGALERIGGAALSPHAQHISVNARNVALEAYLIKPHSYVGLTCTAFQRREGGVPGTRPGSPGQNPLPEPEPPADQKLRFRCTTGRPNVSLSSFHIKNSVALASIQLPPSLFSSLPAALAPPVPPDCTLQLLVFRNGRLFRSHSNTSRPGAAGPGKRRGVATPVIFAGTSGCGVGNLTEPVAVSLRHWAEGAEPVAAWWSQEGPGEAGGWTSEGCQLRSSQPNVSALHCQHLGNVAVLMELSTFPREVGGAGAGLHPVVYPCTALLLLCLFATIITYILNHSSIRVSRKGWHMLLNLCFHMAMTSAVFAGGITLTNYQMVCKAVGITLHYSSLSTLLWMGVKARVLHKELTWRAPPPQEGDPALPTPSPMLRCWLVWRPSLGAFYIPVALILLITWIYFLCAGLRLRGPLAQNPKAGNSRASLEAGEELRGSTRLRGSGPLLSDSGSLLATGSARVGTPGPPEDGDSLYSPGVQLGALVTTHFLYLAMWACGALAVSQRWLPRVVCSCLYGVAASALGLFVFTHHCARRRDVRASWRACCPPASPSAPHAPPRALPAAAEDGSPVFGEGPPSLKSSPSGSSGHPLALGPCKLTNLQLAQSQVCEAGAAAGGEGEPEPAGIRGNLAHRHPNNVHHGRRAHKSRAKGHRAGEACGKNRLKALRAGAAGAPELLSSESGSLHNSPTDSYLGSSRNSPGAGLQLEGEPMLTPSEGSDTSAAPLSEVGRAGQRRSASRDSLKGGGALEKESHRRSYPLNAASLNGAPKGGKYDDVTVMGAEVASGGCMKTGLWKSETTV, from the exons GGACCTGAGGAACAACATCATCAGCACAGTGCAGCCGGGCGCCTTCCTGGGCCTGGGGGAGCTGAAGCGCTT AGATCTCTCCAACAACCGGATTGGCTGTCTCACCTCCGAGACCTTCCAGGGCCTCCCGAGGCTTCTCCGACT AAACATATCTGGAAACATCTTCTCCAGTCTGCAACCTGGGGTCTTTGATGAGCTGCCAGCCCTTAAGGTTGT GGACTTGGGCACCGAGTTCCTGACCTGTGACTGCCACCTGCGCTGGCTGCTGCCCTGGGCCCAGAATCGCTCCCTGCAGCTGTCGGAACGCACGCTCTGTGCTTACCCCAGTGCCCTGCATGCGCAGGCCCTGGGCAGCCTCCAGGAGGCCCAGCTCTGCTGCG AGGGGGCCCTGGAGCTGCACACACACCACCTCATCCCGTCCCTACGCCAAGTGGTGTTCCAGGGGGATCGGCTGCCCTTCCAGTGCTCTGCCAGCTACCTGGGCAACGACACCCGCATCCGTTGGTACCACAACCGAGCCCCTGTGGAGGGTGATGAGCAGGCGGGCATCCTCCTGGCCGAGAGCCTCATCCACGACTGCACCTTCATCACCAG TGAGCTGACGCTGTCTCACATCGGCGTGTGGGCCTCAGGCGAGTGGGAGTGCACAGTGTCCATGGCCCAAGGCAACGCCAGCAAGAAGGTGGAGATCGTGGTGCTGGAGACCTCTGCCTCCTACTGCCCCGCCGAGCGTGTTGCCAACAACCGCGGGGACTTCAG GTGGCCCCGAACTCTGGCTGGCATCACAGCCTACCAGTCCTGCCTGCAGTATCCCTTCACCTCAGTGCCCCTGGGCGGGGGTGCCCCGGGCACCCGAGCCTCCCGCCGGTGTGACCGTGCCGGCCGCTGGGAGCCAGGGGACTACTCCCACTGTCTCTACACCAACGACATCACCAGGGTGCTGTACACCTTCGTGCTG atgcccatcaatgccTCCAATGCGCTGACCCTGGCTCACCAGCTGCGTGTGTACACAGCCGAGGCCGCTAGCTTTTCAGACATGATGGATGTAGTCTATGTGGCTCAGATGATCCAGAAATTTTTGGGTTATGTCGACCAGATCAAAGAG CTGATAGAGGTGATGGTGGACATGGCCAGCAACCTGATGCTGGTGGATGAGCACCTGCTGTGGCTGGCCCAGCGCGAGGACAAGGCCTGCAGCCGCATCGTGGGTGCCCTGGAGCGCATCGGCGGGGCCGCCCtcagcccccatgcccagcacaTCTCGGTG AATGCGAGGAACGTGGCATTGGAGGCCTACCTCATCAAGCCGCACAGCTACGTGGGCCTGACCTGCACAGCCTtccagaggagggagggaggggtgccAGGCACACGGCCAGGAAGCCCTGGCCAGAACCCCCTACCTGAGCCCGAGCCTCCAGCTGACCAGAAGCTCCGCTTCCGCTGCACCACCGGGAGGCCCAATGTTTCTCTGTCGTCGTTCCACATCAAG AACAGCGTGGCCCTGGCCTCCATCCAGCTGCCCCCGAGTCTGTTCTCATCCCTTCCGGCTGCCCTGGCTCCCCCGGTGCCCCCAGACTGCACCCTGCAACTGCTGGTCTTCCGAAATGGCCGCCTCTTCCGCAGCCACAGCAACACCTCCCGCCCTGGAGCTGCTGGGCCTGGCAAGAGGCGTGGCGTGGCCACCCCCGTCATCTTCGCAGGAACCA GTGGCTGTGGCGTGGGAAACCTGACAGAGCCAGTGGCCGTTTCGCTGCGGCACTGGGCTGAGGGAGCCGAACCTGTGGCTGCTTGGTGGAGCCAGgaggggcccggggaggccgGGGGCTGGACCTCGGAGGGCTGCCAGCTCCGCTCCAGCCAGCCCAATGTCAGCGCCCTGCACTGCCAGCACTTGGGCAATGTGGCCGTGCTCATG GAGCTGAGCACCTTtcccagggaggtggggggcgccggGGCAGGGCTGCACCCCGTGGTATACCCCTGCACGGCCTTGCTGCTGCTGTGCCTCTTCGCCACCATCATCACCTACATCCTCAACCACAG CTCCATCCGTGTGTCCCGGAAAGGCTGGCACATGCTGCTGAACTTGTGCTTCCAcatggccatgacctctgctgtCTTTGCGGGGGGCATCACACTCACCAACTACCAGATGGTCTGCAAGGCA GTGGGCATCACCCTGCACTACTCCTCCCTATCCACGCTGCTCTGGATGGGCGTGAAGGCGCGAGTGCTCCACAAGGAGCTCACCTGGAGGGCACCCCCTCCGCAAGAAGGGGACCCCGCTCTGCCTACTCCCAGTCCTATGCTCCG CTGCTGGCTGGTGTGGCGTCCAAGCCTTGGCGCCTTCTACATCCCTGTGGCTTTGATTCTGCTCATCACCTGGATCTATTTCCTGTGCGCCGGGCTACGCTTACGGGGTCCTCTGGCACAGAACCCCAAGGCGGGCAACAGCAGGGCCTCCCTGGAGGCAGGGGAGGAGCTGAGGGGTTCCACCAGGCTCAGGGGCAGCGGCCCCCTCCTGAGTGACTCAGGTTCCCTTCTTGCTACTGGGAGCGCACGAGTGGGGACGCCCGGGCCCCCGGAGGATGGTGACAGCCTCTATTCTCCGGGAGTCCAGCTAGGGGCGCTGGTGACCACGCACTTCCTGTACTTGGCCATGTGGGCCTGCGGGGCTCTGGCAGTGTCCCAGCGCTGGCTGCCCCGGGTGGTGTGCAGCTGCTTGTACGGGGTGGCAGCCTCCGCCCTGGGCCTCTTCGTCTTCACTCACCACTGTGCCAGGCGGAGGGACGTGAGAGCCTCGTGGCGCGCCTGCTGCCCCCCTGCCTCTCCCTCGGCCCCCCACGCCCCGCCCCGGGCCCTGCCCGCCGCCGCAGAGGACGGTTCCCCGGTGTTCGGGGAGGGGCCCCCCTCCCTCAAGTCCTCCCCAAGCGGCAGCAGCGGCCACCCGCTGGCTCTGGGCCCCTGCAAGCTCACCAACCTGCAGCTGGCCCAGAGTCAGGTGTGCGAGGCGGGGGCGGCGGCCGGCGGGGAAGGAGAGCCGGAGCCCGCGGGCATCCGGGGAAACCTCGCCCACCGCCACCCCAACAATGTGCACCACGGGCGTCGGGCGCACAAGAGCCGGGCCAAGGGACACCGCGCGGGGGAGGCCTGCGGCAAGAACCGGCTCAAGGCCCTGCGCGCGGGCGCGGCGGGGGCGCCGGAGCTGCTGTCCAGCGAGAGCGGCAGTCTGCACAACAGCCCCACCGACAGCTACCTGGGCAGCAGCCGCAACAGCCCGGGCGCCGGCCTGCAGCTGGAAGGCGAGCCCATGCTCACGCCGTCCGAGGGCAGCGACACCAGCGCCGCGCCGCTTTCTGAGGTGGGCCGGGCAGGCCAGCGCCGCAGCGCCAGCCGCGACAGTCTCAAGGGCGGCGGCGCGCTGGAGAAGGAGAGCCATCGCCGCTCGTACCCGCTCAACGCCGCCAGCCTAAACGGCGCCCCCAAGGGGGGCAAGTACGACGACGTCACCGTGATGGGCGCGGAGGTAGCCAGCGGCGGCTGCATGAAGACCGGACTCTGGAAGAGCGAAACCACCGTCTAA